From the genome of Candidozyma auris chromosome 2, complete sequence, one region includes:
- the PTC5 gene encoding type 2C protein phosphatase PTC5, whose product MYVLAPKPKLLYIAGRQLQAGRRFMTSSAATAARKAQSKLLRRRSVALVSGVIIVGSYVTFNQSNYYKLDTVSPGSSNKLVSATSKTTPEIVDHKYFSSTTSSMVRKNSVGAQQHKEGIFLLNDEQVSSKLRQYEESYYVNRGKGVTRYDICQLPSNSPIEDDRAEEIVQVPILQDNNIRTTTDWMFFGVYDGHGGWTTSSKLRDQLISYVIHELGTIFKPSKEENLRYVPNSATIDQAIKNGFLKLDHEIVNKNIEKLLNDNNKAKAAELLMPALSGSCALLSFYDTNSKMLKVAVTGDSRALLGSFRNNQWTVRQLSIDQTGSNPTEVARIISEHPDEPNVVRNGRVLGTLEPSRAFGDCRYKLPASIQERLYKQFFGRKLPSNLNSPPYVTAEPVVTTTKVSPENNDFLVMASDGLYEMLSNEEIVGLVVKWMEKEKLVKPQKSFWNYFGSSEKGLPQVSDITNDKTSKPPFRKNRLSSGNGFLLEDKNVSTHLIRNALSNGGSREQTSMLISIPSPVSRRYRDDLTVTVVFFGKGVDENNAGKLETNPEATAGGIDASKPKL is encoded by the coding sequence ATGTATGTCCTAGCACCGAAACCCAAGCTACTCTATATTGCAGGTCGTCAGCTACAGGCTGGAAGACGTTTCATGACTTCTCTGGCTGCTACTGCTGccagaaaagctcaaagcAAGTTATTGCGCAGGCGAAGTGTAGCGTTGGTGTCAGGGGTTATCATTGTCGGCTCATACGTCACTTTCAACCAATCAAACTACTACAAATTGGACACAGTCTCTCCTGGTTCAAGTAATAAGCTTGTTTCTGCTACATCGAAGACAACCCCAGAGATTGTTGACCACAAGTATTTCTCATCAACCACATCTTCCATGGTAAGAAAGAACTCTGTTGGCGCCCAGCAGCACAAGGAGGgcatctttcttcttaaTGACGAACAAGTCAGTTCGAAACTAAGACAATACGAAGAGTCGTACTATGTAAACCGTGGCAAGGGAGTCACCAGGTACGATATCTGTCAACTCCCTTCTAACTCCCCAATCGAGGATGATAGAGCCGAGGAGATTGTTCAGGTACCTATCTTGCAAGATAACAATATCAGAACCACGACTGACTGGATGTTTTTTGGCGTTTATGATGGCCATGGTGGCTGGACCACGTCGTCAAAGTTAAGAGATCAATTGATTCTGTACGTCATTCATGAATTAGGCACCATCTTTAAGCCCtcgaaagaagaaaacttgCGCTATGTTCCTAACCTGGCAACTATTGATCAAGCCATAAAGAATGGATTTTTAAAGTTAGACCATGAGATCGTCAACAAAAACATAGAAAAGTTGCTCAATGATAATAACAAAGCCAAGGCAGCGGAATTATTGATGCCGGCGTTATCAGGATCTTGTGCGCTCCTTTCCTTTTATGATACAAACTCCAAGATGTTGAAAGTTGCAGTAACTGGTGACTCTAGAGCACTTTTAGGTTCATTCAGGAATAATCAGTGGACCGTTCGCCAGTTGAGCATTGACCAAACTGGCTCAAATCCAACAGAAGTTGCAAGAATCATTTCAGAACATCCAGACGAGCCTAATGTCGTAAGAAATGGACGTGTTCTTGGTACTCTTGAGCCCAGTAGAGCATTTGGAGATTGCAGATACAAGTTGCCAGCATCAATTCAAGAGAGACTCTATAAGCAGTTCTTTGGCAGAAAGCTTCCAAGCAATCTTAACTCGCCTCCTTATGTCACTGCAGAGCCTGTAGTAACGACGACGAAGGTTAGCCCCGAGAACAATGACTTCCTTGTCATGGCCAGTGACGGTCTCTACGAGATGCTCTCCAACGAGGAAATCGTCGGTCTCGTAGTGAAATGGATggaaaaggagaagcttgtgAAGCCACAAAAGTCTTTCTGGAACTATTTTGGTTCTTCTGAAAAAGGCTTGCCACAGGTTTCTGACATAACCAATGATAAAACTTCCAAACCTCCATTCCGCAAAAACAGGCTTTCCTCAGGTAATGgtttccttcttgaagacaaaaacGTGTCCACACACTTGATACGCAATGCGCTCTCTAATGGAGGTTCAAGAGAGCAGACATCAATGCTTATATCTATTCCAAGTCCTGTCTCTCGTCGCTACAGGGACGACTTGACCGTTACGGTGGTCTTTTTCGGCAAAGGAGTCGATGAAAACAACGCAGGTAAGCTAGAAACTAATCCCGAAGCTACTGCTGGTGGTATTGACGCTTCCAAGCCCAAGCTTTAG